Proteins encoded in a region of the Mycoplasma mobile 163K genome:
- the gpmI gene encoding 2,3-bisphosphoglycerate-independent phosphoglycerate mutase: MKKTVILSVIDGLGLREEKQGNAFKLAKTPNFDKLFNEYPNSVIQASGDYVGLPDDQMGNSEVGHLNIGAGQIVYTGLSLINKDIKDNKFKQNAKFIAAFNAVKKNNETNTLHLMGLLSDGGVHSHEEHLFKLIEAAHENGLKNVSVHVFGDGRDVAPRSILTSIKKLEAITKKYNYAIGSIMGRFYAMDRDQIFTRNEQALEVMMGKTTNYFTNASEYIKAQYQKDISDEFFIPAINKDYLAKKLNLKDNDAVIFYNFRPDRARQLSHLLIQSNLYNYQSKNQVKLSNFTSMMKYEGLDTNIAYEEMKITNPLGNILAKNGLSQLRIAETQKYAHVTFFFDGGNDVLYENEERILIDSVKADSFADYPEMSAAGITDTLIANLGKYDVIILNYANPDMVGHTGNLKATIKALEFLDFQYGKILKAIEKTNHTLFITADHGNAEITEDENGNPATKHTTSPVMLIVTDKNLKLNSGTLANIAPTILDYLKIPKPKNMLDSLIMNNKRTSK, from the coding sequence ATGAAAAAAACAGTTATTTTATCCGTAATAGATGGCTTAGGTCTAAGAGAAGAAAAACAAGGAAATGCTTTTAAATTAGCAAAAACTCCTAATTTTGATAAATTATTTAATGAATATCCAAATAGTGTCATTCAAGCCTCAGGAGATTATGTAGGCTTACCAGATGATCAAATGGGAAATAGTGAAGTTGGTCATTTGAATATAGGAGCAGGACAAATTGTTTATACAGGTTTATCTTTAATTAATAAAGATATTAAAGATAATAAATTTAAACAAAATGCTAAATTCATTGCAGCATTTAATGCTGTTAAAAAAAATAATGAAACAAATACTTTACATTTAATGGGATTGCTTTCAGATGGAGGTGTTCATTCACATGAAGAGCACTTATTTAAATTAATTGAAGCAGCACATGAAAATGGACTTAAAAATGTTTCTGTACATGTTTTTGGAGATGGAAGAGATGTTGCTCCAAGATCAATATTAACTTCGATTAAAAAACTTGAAGCAATTACAAAAAAATATAACTATGCAATTGGCTCAATCATGGGACGCTTTTATGCTATGGATCGAGATCAAATTTTTACAAGAAATGAACAAGCACTAGAAGTAATGATGGGAAAAACAACAAATTATTTTACAAATGCAAGCGAATATATCAAAGCACAATATCAAAAAGATATTAGCGATGAATTTTTTATACCTGCAATTAATAAAGATTATTTAGCAAAAAAATTAAATTTAAAAGATAATGATGCTGTGATTTTTTATAATTTTAGACCTGATCGTGCCAGACAACTTAGTCACTTATTAATTCAATCTAATTTATATAATTATCAATCTAAAAATCAAGTTAAATTAAGTAATTTTACTTCGATGATGAAATATGAAGGTTTAGATACAAATATTGCATATGAAGAAATGAAAATAACTAATCCTTTAGGAAATATTTTAGCTAAAAATGGATTAAGTCAATTAAGAATTGCTGAAACACAAAAATATGCTCATGTGACATTTTTCTTTGATGGTGGAAATGATGTTTTATATGAAAATGAAGAAAGAATCCTTATAGATTCAGTTAAAGCTGATTCTTTTGCAGATTATCCAGAAATGTCTGCTGCAGGAATTACAGATACTTTAATTGCTAATTTAGGAAAATATGATGTTATTATTTTAAATTATGCTAATCCTGATATGGTCGGACATACAGGTAATTTAAAAGCTACAATTAAAGCTCTTGAATTTTTAGATTTTCAATATGGAAAAATTTTAAAAGCAATTGAAAAAACAAACCACACTTTATTTATTACTGCAGATCATGGTAATGCAGAAATTACTGAAGATGAAAATGGAAATCCTGCAACAAAACACACTACCTCACCTGTTATGCTAATTGTTACAGATAAAAACTTAAAATTAAATTCAGGAACTTTAGCAAATATTGCTCCAACTATTCTAGATTATTTAAAAATTCCTAAACCTAAAAATATGTTAGATTCTTTAATAATGAATAATAAAAGAACATCAAAATAA
- a CDS encoding nitroreductase family protein, whose protein sequence is MIENLISRKSSRAFKDEKISEKDLKTLIDVMNTSATSSNAHQSSVIVVTEMNTKKKIYEILGSNPTQTHIYKNSALFVFVADFNRTLISSKIHKISYKQNNLNDLLTAFGDAYIQATRLESAALELDFGTCYIGGIRNSAESILQIKKLLNISGKAIPILAITLGKEEIKNGLKPKLNRVYLEKYDVSVLEKEIKAYDKVLNNFWTKLNMSGDYSSSTIKTYSNEVNNETWKETIDKIWTKEII, encoded by the coding sequence ATGATTGAAAATTTAATAAGTAGAAAAAGTTCAAGAGCTTTTAAAGATGAAAAAATTTCAGAAAAAGATTTAAAAACTTTAATTGATGTAATGAATACTTCTGCAACATCTTCGAATGCTCATCAATCTTCGGTAATTGTTGTTACTGAAATGAATACTAAGAAAAAAATTTATGAAATATTAGGATCTAATCCAACACAAACACACATTTATAAAAATAGTGCTTTATTTGTTTTTGTTGCTGATTTTAATAGAACTTTAATTTCTTCTAAAATACATAAAATTAGCTATAAGCAGAATAATTTAAATGATTTATTGACAGCTTTTGGTGATGCATATATTCAAGCCACTAGATTAGAAAGTGCAGCACTTGAATTAGATTTTGGAACTTGTTATATTGGCGGAATTAGAAATAGTGCAGAATCTATTTTACAAATTAAAAAACTTTTAAATATAAGTGGAAAAGCTATCCCAATTTTGGCAATTACACTTGGAAAAGAAGAAATTAAAAATGGACTTAAACCTAAATTAAATCGTGTTTATTTAGAAAAGTATGATGTTTCAGTTCTTGAAAAAGAAATTAAAGCTTATGATAAAGTTTTAAATAATTTTTGAACAAAATTGAATATGAGTGGCGATTATTCTTCTTCAACAATAAAAACTTATAGCAATGAAGTAAATAATGAAACTTGAAAAGAAACAATAGATAAAATTTGAACAAAAGAAATTATCTAA
- a CDS encoding lipoprotein 17-related variable surface protein, with the protein MKIKNKYLIGIGTLSTIAILPITVVACGTTTSESAENFKKIDLELEKIISANFKVTNNTKLASEINAANLQTEITKNFNNTINSVNFTYSISTKTAINDEIGTLTLTLTGQIGTDSRTKEITITGFETATQRKAKIKVELEKLNLVKIGAFATTLPSEVKLDNVNTFFEALPEANGVSFKSSLISLENNVDGTLTITIEGSIGKVIETKTFPITGFQKLDQRNQILDNELAKIANLTLKGDFATTLPSEVTADNIRELITTPEPINGVIFRIFWTPQNEEEKNLSDSTGTLKFRIDAFTNENPLIFRDKEFSVSGFRMNSQSLLGEIKKI; encoded by the coding sequence ATGAAAATCAAAAACAAATATTTAATTGGAATTGGTACACTAAGTACAATTGCAATTTTACCAATAACAGTTGTAGCATGCGGAACAACAACATCAGAAAGTGCTGAAAATTTTAAAAAAATCGATCTAGAGCTTGAAAAAATTATATCAGCTAATTTTAAAGTAACAAATAATACAAAATTAGCTTCAGAAATTAATGCAGCTAATTTACAAACTGAAATAACAAAAAATTTTAATAATACTATTAATAGTGTAAATTTTACTTATTCTATTTCAACAAAAACTGCTATAAATGATGAAATAGGCACTTTAACTTTAACACTAACAGGGCAAATTGGAACTGATAGTAGAACAAAGGAAATTACTATTACAGGATTTGAAACAGCAACTCAGAGAAAAGCTAAAATTAAAGTAGAACTTGAAAAACTAAATCTAGTAAAAATAGGCGCTTTTGCAACTACTTTACCTTCAGAAGTAAAGCTTGATAATGTTAATACTTTCTTTGAAGCTTTACCAGAGGCAAATGGAGTAAGTTTTAAAAGTTCATTAATTAGTTTAGAAAATAATGTTGATGGAACTCTTACTATTACAATTGAAGGTTCTATTGGAAAAGTAATTGAAACTAAAACTTTTCCTATTACTGGATTCCAAAAATTAGATCAAAGAAATCAGATATTAGATAATGAATTAGCAAAAATTGCTAACTTAACTCTTAAAGGAGATTTTGCAACTACTTTACCTTCAGAAGTAACTGCTGATAATATAAGAGAATTAATTACTACTCCAGAACCTATTAATGGTGTAATTTTTAGAATATTTTGAACACCACAAAATGAAGAAGAAAAAAATCTTAGTGATTCAACAGGAACATTAAAATTTAGAATTGATGCTTTTACAAATGAAAATCCTTTAATATTTAGGGACAAAGAGTTTTCAGTTTCAGGGTTTCGAATGAATTCACAAAGTTTATTAGGTGAAATTAAAAAAATTTAA
- a CDS encoding lipoprotein 17-related variable surface protein — protein MKKSILILGITSASMLTTVIAGPSIATVVNKKSPTIEQVTQEEIAKITQLELTSFGKNILASQVTNLNIALSILVPNTTTSGVRFSLKLQEPSIVNDAEGSLGVILVASLDNSIQEKKINVNGFRVNNQDEINAKIDLEIQNELDIINTLITKNLASSTLASNVNDTNINDFINTPVSINGVVFSLKVQLNSANNTTGTLGVVLIGSKSGRSLNKNINVSGFRIFNEVEAVENLLLDILGRISTISTTTLAKTVLPSSVTPQNINQYLILPSIDLATGVTLRLRVGQINSQNDFNGTLPVVLEASRNNITREKNFAVSGFATLSEIVNEVTRREIQTELDKITGISLTPAAASALPSIVNNANITQYLQTPATSNGVIFSLQTKNPSIFNDADGQISVTLTGTRSNISVEKTFSVQGFNNNANITNAQITADINKELAGIVSIATKPAASSVLPSLVNNQNINEYLNVPNESNGVSFKLELQSPLVFHDRNGSLTINLVASKSGISSTKSIEVSGFMKRITFEFNQITSLSLRAGSSTVLPTITNSNPNLDSFINVPAISNGIRFSISFPQGVSQNNQRGTHDVVLTASQAGQESLSKTITTTGWLSTTQLFTKLNQANLPSNETNAYLHQLYEWLFKGEVGKLNFRNLLREHYLRGSQQAETTFTNSINSLMRNDLWVDGLSIQTRNNQRTLIVNFTAPDSITLTEKISHLESGARKGEFELGNFSNLTIASVDTLTQVGLNPLPKTVRDGLSLVDKQPPYIVNSFSFTNGSTSVQQSQISQSGWIIYSNGNNLSISSRIFNDGRDRAILGNTNIRITDLAFGPSIGISYRQNATSISLFSKEHYGL, from the coding sequence ATGAAAAAATCAATTTTAATTTTAGGAATAACATCAGCAAGTATGTTAACAACAGTTATTGCAGGACCAAGCATTGCTACTGTAGTAAATAAAAAAAGTCCTACAATCGAACAAGTTACACAAGAAGAAATTGCAAAAATTACTCAATTAGAATTAACTTCTTTTGGAAAAAATATTTTAGCATCACAAGTAACAAATTTAAATATTGCTCTATCAATTTTAGTGCCAAATACCACAACAAGTGGAGTACGTTTTTCTTTAAAATTACAAGAACCAAGTATTGTAAATGATGCCGAAGGTAGTCTTGGAGTTATTTTAGTGGCCTCTTTAGATAATTCAATACAAGAAAAAAAGATTAATGTAAATGGTTTTAGAGTTAATAATCAAGATGAAATAAATGCAAAAATCGATCTTGAAATTCAAAATGAATTAGACATTATAAACACATTAATTACCAAAAATTTAGCATCTTCTACTTTAGCTTCAAATGTTAATGATACAAATATTAATGATTTTATCAATACTCCAGTTTCGATTAATGGTGTAGTATTTTCTTTAAAAGTTCAATTAAATAGTGCAAATAATACAACAGGTACTCTTGGAGTTGTTTTAATCGGATCTAAATCAGGAAGATCTCTTAATAAAAATATTAATGTAAGTGGTTTTAGAATCTTTAATGAAGTTGAAGCAGTTGAAAATTTACTTTTAGATATTTTAGGAAGAATTTCTACAATTTCAACAACTACTTTAGCAAAAACTGTTCTCCCTTCATCTGTAACACCTCAAAACATAAATCAATATTTAATTTTACCTTCAATTGATTTAGCAACAGGTGTTACTCTTAGATTAAGAGTTGGACAAATAAATTCTCAAAATGATTTCAACGGTACTTTACCAGTTGTTTTAGAAGCATCAAGAAATAACATTACTAGAGAAAAAAACTTTGCTGTTTCAGGTTTTGCTACTTTATCAGAAATTGTTAATGAGGTTACAAGAAGAGAAATTCAAACAGAATTAGATAAAATTACTGGTATTAGTTTAACTCCTGCAGCTGCAAGTGCTTTACCTTCAATAGTTAATAATGCAAATATTACTCAATATTTACAAACTCCTGCAACTTCTAATGGTGTAATTTTTAGTTTACAAACTAAAAATCCAAGCATTTTTAATGATGCTGATGGTCAAATTTCAGTTACTTTGACAGGAACTAGATCAAATATTAGTGTCGAAAAAACTTTTAGTGTCCAAGGATTTAACAATAATGCAAATATTACTAATGCTCAAATCACAGCTGACATTAACAAAGAATTAGCAGGAATTGTTTCAATTGCAACTAAACCAGCTGCTTCAAGCGTTTTACCTTCATTAGTTAATAATCAAAATATTAATGAATATTTAAATGTACCAAATGAATCTAATGGCGTGAGTTTTAAATTAGAACTTCAAAGTCCACTTGTTTTTCATGATAGAAATGGTTCATTAACAATTAATTTAGTTGCTTCAAAATCAGGTATTTCAAGCACTAAAAGTATTGAAGTATCAGGATTCATGAAAAGAATTACTTTTGAATTTAATCAAATTACTTCTTTATCTCTAAGAGCAGGATCTTCAACAGTTTTACCAACTATAACAAATTCAAATCCAAATTTAGATTCATTTATTAATGTTCCAGCAATTTCAAATGGCATAAGATTTTCTATAAGTTTTCCTCAAGGAGTAAGTCAAAATAATCAAAGAGGAACTCATGATGTTGTTTTAACAGCTTCACAAGCTGGACAAGAAAGTTTATCAAAAACAATTACAACTACAGGATGACTATCAACTACTCAATTATTTACAAAACTTAATCAAGCAAATCTTCCTTCAAATGAAACAAATGCTTATTTACATCAATTATATGAATGATTATTTAAAGGTGAAGTAGGAAAGTTAAACTTTAGAAATTTACTAAGAGAACATTATTTAAGAGGATCACAACAAGCAGAAACCACATTTACAAATTCAATTAATTCATTAATGAGAAATGATCTTTGAGTAGATGGTTTAAGTATTCAAACTAGAAATAATCAAAGAACTTTAATTGTAAATTTTACTGCCCCAGATAGCATTACTTTAACAGAAAAAATTTCTCATTTAGAATCAGGAGCTAGAAAAGGTGAATTTGAGCTTGGTAATTTTTCAAACTTAACAATAGCTTCAGTTGATACTTTAACTCAAGTAGGTCTAAATCCTCTTCCTAAAACAGTAAGAGATGGATTATCTTTAGTGGATAAACAACCTCCATATATTGTAAATAGTTTCTCATTTACAAATGGATCAACTAGTGTTCAACAAAGTCAAATTTCTCAATCAGGATGAATCATTTATTCTAATGGTAATAATCTTTCAATCTCTTCAAGAATTTTTAATGATGGTAGAGATAGAGCAATTTTAGGAAATACAAATATTAGAATTACAGATTTAGCTTTTGGCCCTTCAATCGGAATTAGTTATAGACAAAACGCAACAAGTATTTCTTTATTTTCTAAAGAACATTATGGACTATAA
- a CDS encoding lipoprotein 17-related variable surface protein: protein MKKSIIILGITSASMLTTVIAGPSIATVMNKKSLTSEQIVQAEITKINQLELTSFGKNILASEVTNLNIALSILVPNTTLSGIRFSLKLQEPSIVNDAEGSLGVVLVASLDNSIQEKKINVNGFRVNNQNEINAKIDLEIQNELDIINTLITKNLASSTLASNVNDTNINDFINTPVSINGVVFSLKVQLNGANNTTGTLGVVLIGSKSGRSLNKNINVSGFRIFNEVEAVENLLLDILGRISTISTTTLAKTVLPSSVTPQNINQYLILPSIDLATGVTLRLRVGQINSQNDFNGTLPVVLEASRNNITREKNFAVSGFATLSEIVNEVTRMEIQTELNKITGISLTPAAATALPSIVNNANITQYLQIPATSNGVIFSLKTQNPSVFNDVDGQISVILTGTRSNISVEKTFSVQGFNTNSNIINAQITADINKELARIVSIATKPAASSVLPSLVNNQNINEYLNAPNLSNGVSFKLELQSPLIFNDRNGSLTINLVASKSGISSTKSIEVSGFMRRITFEFNQITSLSLRAGSSTVLPTITNDNPNLDSFINVPAISNGVSFSISFPSGISQNNQRGTHDVVLTASQVGQTSLSKTITTTGWLSTAQLFTKLNQTNIPLNETNHYLGQAYDWLFKGPVGRLNFRNLLREHYLKGANTSDTAYTNSINSLIRNDLSVDGLSIQTRNNQRTLVVNFTAPNSITLTEKISHLETGARKGEFELGNFSNLTIASVDTLSQVGLNARPITVVDGLSLVDKQPPYIVNSFSFSNGSTSVQQNSISNSGWIIYANGNNLSISSKIFNDGRDRSILGNTNIKITDLAFGPTNGINYKQNGTSISLFSKEHYGL, encoded by the coding sequence ATGAAAAAATCAATTATAATTTTAGGAATAACATCAGCAAGCATGCTAACAACGGTTATTGCAGGGCCAAGTATTGCTACTGTAATGAATAAAAAAAGTCTTACAAGCGAACAAATTGTACAAGCAGAAATTACAAAAATCAATCAATTAGAATTAACTTCTTTTGGGAAAAATATTTTAGCTTCAGAAGTAACAAATTTAAATATTGCTTTGTCAATTTTAGTGCCAAATACCACATTAAGTGGAATACGTTTTTCTTTAAAATTACAAGAACCAAGTATTGTAAATGATGCTGAAGGTAGTCTTGGAGTTGTTTTAGTGGCCTCTTTAGATAATTCAATACAAGAAAAAAAGATTAATGTAAATGGTTTTAGAGTAAATAATCAAAATGAAATAAATGCAAAAATTGATCTTGAAATTCAAAATGAATTAGACATTATAAATACATTGATTACCAAAAATTTAGCATCTTCTACTTTAGCTTCAAATGTTAATGATACAAATATTAATGATTTTATCAATACTCCAGTTTCGATTAATGGTGTAGTATTTTCTTTAAAAGTTCAATTAAATGGTGCAAATAATACAACAGGTACTCTTGGAGTAGTTTTAATCGGATCTAAATCAGGAAGATCTCTTAATAAAAATATTAATGTAAGTGGTTTTAGAATCTTTAATGAAGTTGAAGCAGTTGAAAATTTACTTTTAGATATTTTAGGAAGAATTTCTACAATTTCAACAACTACTTTAGCAAAAACTGTTCTCCCTTCATCTGTAACACCTCAAAACATAAATCAATATTTAATTTTACCTTCAATTGATTTAGCAACAGGTGTTACTCTTAGATTAAGAGTTGGACAAATAAATTCTCAAAATGATTTCAACGGTACTTTACCAGTTGTTTTAGAAGCATCAAGAAATAACATTACTAGAGAAAAAAACTTTGCTGTTTCAGGTTTTGCTACCTTATCAGAAATTGTTAATGAAGTTACAAGAATGGAAATTCAAACAGAATTAAATAAAATTACTGGTATTAGTTTAACTCCTGCAGCTGCAACTGCTTTACCTTCAATAGTTAATAATGCAAATATTACCCAATATTTACAAATTCCAGCTACTTCTAATGGCGTAATTTTTAGCTTAAAAACTCAAAATCCAAGTGTTTTTAATGATGTTGATGGTCAAATTTCAGTTATTTTAACAGGAACTAGATCAAATATTAGTGTCGAAAAAACTTTTAGTGTCCAAGGTTTTAACACTAATTCAAATATTATTAATGCTCAAATCACAGCTGACATTAATAAAGAATTAGCAAGAATTGTTTCGATTGCAACTAAACCAGCAGCTTCAAGTGTTTTACCTTCATTAGTTAATAATCAAAATATTAATGAATATTTAAATGCACCTAATTTATCTAATGGCGTAAGTTTTAAATTAGAACTTCAAAGTCCACTTATTTTTAATGATAGAAATGGTTCATTAACAATTAATTTAGTTGCTTCAAAATCAGGTATTTCAAGTACTAAAAGTATTGAAGTATCAGGATTCATGAGGAGAATTACTTTTGAATTTAATCAAATTACTTCTTTATCTCTAAGAGCAGGATCTTCAACAGTTTTACCAACTATAACAAACGATAATCCAAATTTAGATTCATTTATTAATGTTCCAGCAATTTCTAATGGCGTAAGTTTTTCTATAAGTTTCCCTTCAGGGATAAGTCAAAATAATCAAAGAGGAACTCATGATGTTGTTTTAACAGCTTCACAAGTTGGTCAAACAAGCTTATCAAAAACAATTACAACTACAGGATGATTATCAACTGCTCAATTATTTACAAAACTTAACCAAACAAATATTCCTTTAAATGAGACAAATCATTATTTAGGTCAAGCGTATGATTGATTATTTAAAGGTCCAGTTGGAAGATTAAATTTTAGAAATTTATTAAGAGAACATTATTTAAAAGGAGCAAATACTTCGGATACAGCATATACAAATTCTATTAATTCATTAATAAGAAATGATCTTTCAGTAGATGGTTTAAGTATTCAAACTAGAAATAACCAAAGAACTTTAGTTGTAAATTTTACTGCTCCAAATAGTATTACTTTAACAGAAAAAATTTCTCATCTAGAAACAGGGGCTAGAAAAGGAGAGTTTGAGCTTGGTAATTTTTCAAATTTAACAATAGCATCAGTTGATACTTTAAGTCAAGTAGGATTAAATGCTAGACCTATAACAGTTGTAGATGGATTATCTTTAGTTGATAAACAACCTCCATATATTGTAAATAGTTTTTCATTTTCAAACGGATCAACTAGTGTTCAACAAAATTCAATTTCTAATTCGGGATGAATCATTTATGCTAATGGTAATAATCTATCAATTTCTTCAAAAATTTTTAATGACGGTAGAGACAGATCAATTTTAGGAAATACAAATATTAAAATTACAGATTTAGCTTTTGGTCCTACAAATGGAATTAATTATAAACAAAATGGAACAAGCATTTCTTTATTTTCTAAAGAACACTATGGATTGTAA
- a CDS encoding lipoprotein 17-related variable surface protein produces the protein MNKKNLILGIASSAIGATVIIAPSVAVTRQNRNKDQEDILKNQEILKNEFDKIIKLDLTNLALTSLPSLVTNENIGQYIVVPKPINEVIFFLRLLSPNKFNDENGTISVVLVATRNNETLTKEIEVVGFKSLNEQQGILAILQSELDLINSIKTKPLASSILPSSANPINVNEYLITPNPIAKEVIFTLKNPSNFNDATGSLEIVLLATKDGISLEKKFIVSGFKILISVEQIKEEIKIELDKIGNIPLKPAAANILASSVTNENIDQYLITPDAINGISFQLKVSNPFDSDNNNGSLSIVLIGIKNNVSNEKTFKIDGFLKTIISEFNKITTLSINQNASNILPSLPTDQNLSSFINVPRSILGVNFFVSIANNTSFNNLEGTLDVLLTASQAGQVSVSKVIKTSGWYTSIALFKSFNQSIVPNNSLEVLKNWLFTGQVGARNFENLVRQNYLDKELSQIDENKSINSLLETQISIRNVSIENHDINSPSLDINFDASGNGWTLKNQTDGSNTTFTKGVYGLRSFKNLLVVTDANLEELGLVKETKLVNDALTMRQNQLGGSHIRPPYFVTTFNLKQNATTQQTANFFKSSWIVYLSNNSASFFTNEFMFGNTDIAITPTLGNAFSPNHKPISSFTLFGKEYYGI, from the coding sequence ATGAATAAGAAAAATTTAATTTTAGGTATAGCATCTTCAGCAATTGGTGCAACAGTAATTATTGCTCCAAGTGTTGCAGTTACAAGACAAAATAGAAACAAAGATCAAGAAGATATATTAAAAAATCAAGAAATATTAAAAAATGAATTTGATAAAATCATCAAATTAGATCTTACAAATTTAGCTTTAACATCGCTTCCTTCATTAGTTACAAATGAAAATATTGGTCAATATATTGTTGTGCCAAAGCCAATAAATGAAGTAATTTTTTTCTTAAGACTTTTAAGCCCAAATAAATTTAATGATGAAAATGGAACAATTTCAGTTGTTTTAGTTGCAACAAGAAATAATGAAACTTTAACTAAAGAAATAGAAGTTGTAGGTTTTAAATCTTTAAATGAGCAACAAGGAATTCTAGCAATTTTACAAAGTGAATTAGACCTTATAAATTCTATTAAAACAAAACCATTAGCATCATCAATTTTACCTTCAAGTGCAAATCCAATTAATGTTAATGAATATTTAATCACTCCAAATCCAATTGCAAAAGAAGTTATTTTTACTTTAAAAAATCCAAGTAATTTTAATGATGCTACAGGTTCATTAGAAATTGTTTTATTAGCAACAAAAGATGGAATTTCTCTTGAGAAAAAATTTATTGTATCAGGGTTTAAAATCTTAATTAGTGTAGAACAAATTAAAGAAGAGATTAAAATAGAATTAGATAAAATAGGAAATATTCCTTTAAAGCCTGCTGCTGCAAACATTTTAGCTTCATCAGTAACTAATGAAAATATTGATCAATATTTAATTACACCAGATGCAATTAATGGTATTAGTTTTCAATTAAAAGTTTCGAATCCATTTGATTCTGATAATAATAATGGATCTTTATCAATAGTTTTAATAGGTATTAAAAATAATGTAAGTAATGAAAAAACATTTAAAATTGATGGATTTTTAAAAACAATTATTTCTGAATTTAATAAAATTACTACTTTAAGTATAAATCAAAATGCATCAAATATCTTGCCAAGTCTTCCTACTGATCAAAATTTAAGTTCATTCATTAATGTTCCAAGATCTATTTTAGGTGTAAACTTTTTTGTAAGTATTGCAAATAATACAAGTTTTAATAATTTAGAAGGAACTTTAGATGTACTTTTAACAGCTTCTCAAGCAGGCCAAGTTTCAGTTTCAAAAGTTATAAAAACATCAGGATGATATACTTCAATAGCTTTATTTAAAAGTTTTAATCAAAGCATTGTTCCAAATAATAGTTTAGAAGTGTTAAAAAATTGATTATTTACTGGTCAAGTTGGAGCAAGAAATTTTGAAAATTTAGTTAGACAAAATTATTTAGACAAAGAACTTAGTCAAATAGATGAAAATAAATCAATAAACTCATTACTTGAAACTCAAATTAGTATTCGAAATGTAAGTATTGAAAATCATGATATAAATTCTCCTTCTCTAGATATTAATTTTGATGCTTCTGGAAATGGATGAACTTTAAAAAATCAAACTGATGGTTCGAATACAACTTTTACAAAAGGAGTATATGGTTTAAGATCATTTAAAAACTTATTAGTTGTAACAGATGCTAATTTAGAAGAATTAGGTTTAGTTAAAGAAACAAAATTGGTTAATGATGCTTTAACAATGAGACAAAATCAATTAGGAGGCTCACATATTAGACCGCCTTATTTTGTAACTACATTTAATTTAAAACAAAATGCTACAACTCAACAAACAGCAAATTTTTTCAAATCAAGTTGAATTGTTTATTTATCTAATAATAGTGCTTCATTTTTCACTAATGAATTTATGTTTGGAAATACAGATATAGCAATTACTCCGACTTTAGGAAATGCTTTTTCCCCTAATCATAAACCAATAAGTAGTTTTACTTTATTTGGTAAAGAATATTATGGAATTTAA